The following coding sequences lie in one Phragmites australis chromosome 8, lpPhrAust1.1, whole genome shotgun sequence genomic window:
- the LOC133926697 gene encoding uncharacterized protein LOC133926697, translating to MSCFSSSSDDQRALVQVVLPEPEAASSDAATDPGAATVSASSAAPDNATASLVAKATAELSADLAALAQDPKRKACSKDPGWKYGFWPELGKKEPVQCIFCKKIVTAGIKRFKQYLAGGYANVLVILLLLDM from the exons ATGAGCtgcttctcgtcctcctccgatG ATCAGCGTGCACTGGTGCAAGTGGTGTTGCCTGAACCTGAAGCAGCTAGTTCTGATGCTGCTACTGACCCAGGTGCTGCTACTGTCTCAGCTTCCTCAGCTGCTCCAGATAATGCTACTGCATCCCTAGTAGCTAAAGCCACAGCTGAACTGTCAGCAGATCTTGCTGCCCTAGCTCAAGATCCTAAGAGGAAGGCTTGCTCTAAAGACCCGGGATGGAAGTATGGGTTCTGGCCAGAATTAGGGAAGAAGGAACCGGTGCAATGCATATTCTGCAAAAAGATAGTAACTGCAGGAATTAAAAGATTCAAGCAGTACCTTGCTGGGGGTTATGCTAATGTCTTGGTTATTTTGCTACTCCTAGACATGTGA